Proteins from a genomic interval of Phocoena phocoena chromosome 20, mPhoPho1.1, whole genome shotgun sequence:
- the LYPD4 gene encoding ly6/PLAUR domain-containing protein 4 isoform X2 — translation MGPQHLSPVQLLCLLGAISTLPCMSCGAGPLGTPAGTKRGVVGFKGCSPASSYPPQVSYLVSPPGLSIASYSRVCRTYLCNNLTNMDHFVKLKAKAPKTLASSSHSCPTCVGEHSKDCLPNFVTTEACPNNATECYSSTLKFQAGYLNTTFLLMGCAREYTGILSHFHHIGSIRVTEAINILDKAQFAGAEPSSGRPAWSILLGLLFALRD, via the exons ATGGGACCTCAGCATTTGAGCCCTGTGCAGCTGCTCTGTCTCCTAGGGGCCATTTCCACTCTGCCTTGTATGTCCTGTGGGGCTGGACCCTTAGGGAC CCCTGCAGGGACCAAAAGGGGAGTTGTGGGTTTTAAAGGCTGCAGCCCAGCTTCATCTTACCCCCCGCAAGTCTCCTACCTCGTTTCGCCGCCCGGATTGTCCATTGCCTCCTATAGCCGTGTCTGCCGGACATACCTCTGCAATAACCTCACCAACATGGATCATTTTGTGAAACTCAAGGCCAAGGCTCCTAAGACTTTAGCATCTTCTTCCCATAGCTGCCCAACCTGTGTGGGCGAGCACTCCAAGGACTGCCTCCCAAATTTTGTCACCACCGAGGCTTGCCCCAACAATGCTACTGAGTGCTACAGTTCCACCTTAAAATTTCAGGCGG GGTATCTCAATACCACCTTCCTCCTCATGGGCTGTGCTCGTGAATACACCGGTATTTTATCCCACTTTCACCATATTGGCAGCATCAGAGTGACTGAGGCCATCAACATCTTAGACAAGGCCCAGTTTGCTGGTGCAGAGCCCTCTAGTGGGAGACCTGCTTGGAGCATCCTCTTAGGCCTTCTGTTTGCCCTCAGGGACTGA
- the LYPD4 gene encoding ly6/PLAUR domain-containing protein 4 isoform X1 gives MGPQHLSPVQLLCLLGAISTLPWAGALLCYEATSSLFRAVDLHNWQWLLMRSMVCKLSEGCEETLVFIETGTKRGVVGFKGCSPASSYPPQVSYLVSPPGLSIASYSRVCRTYLCNNLTNMDHFVKLKAKAPKTLASSSHSCPTCVGEHSKDCLPNFVTTEACPNNATECYSSTLKFQAGYLNTTFLLMGCAREYTGILSHFHHIGSIRVTEAINILDKAQFAGAEPSSGRPAWSILLGLLFALRD, from the exons ATGGGACCTCAGCATTTGAGCCCTGTGCAGCTGCTCTGTCTCCTAGGGGCCATTTCCACTCTGCCTT GGGCTGGAGCGCTTTTGTGTTATGAAGCAACATCTTCCCTCTTCAGAGCTGTTGATCTCCATAACTGGCAATGGCTTCTGATGAGGAGCATGGTGTGTAAACTGAGTGAGGGCTGTGAGGAGACGCTGGTGTTCATCGAGACAG GGACCAAAAGGGGAGTTGTGGGTTTTAAAGGCTGCAGCCCAGCTTCATCTTACCCCCCGCAAGTCTCCTACCTCGTTTCGCCGCCCGGATTGTCCATTGCCTCCTATAGCCGTGTCTGCCGGACATACCTCTGCAATAACCTCACCAACATGGATCATTTTGTGAAACTCAAGGCCAAGGCTCCTAAGACTTTAGCATCTTCTTCCCATAGCTGCCCAACCTGTGTGGGCGAGCACTCCAAGGACTGCCTCCCAAATTTTGTCACCACCGAGGCTTGCCCCAACAATGCTACTGAGTGCTACAGTTCCACCTTAAAATTTCAGGCGG GGTATCTCAATACCACCTTCCTCCTCATGGGCTGTGCTCGTGAATACACCGGTATTTTATCCCACTTTCACCATATTGGCAGCATCAGAGTGACTGAGGCCATCAACATCTTAGACAAGGCCCAGTTTGCTGGTGCAGAGCCCTCTAGTGGGAGACCTGCTTGGAGCATCCTCTTAGGCCTTCTGTTTGCCCTCAGGGACTGA